In the genome of Sorangium aterium, one region contains:
- a CDS encoding serine/threonine-protein kinase has product MVTEEELAEQRVGTRIGPWAVESVLGVGGMASVFFCRRADGCVAAVKLLHAELAEIEAVRKRFLREGPIGSALAAVAPLCEGLPQVLEAAATDDGLVYMAMEVLEGETVFDRMARHGTLPVGQVIALAERVLDVLIVAHEHGVVHRDLKPENLHIGNDGRVRVLDFGLARVLDPLLEDVAGMPEMTKTATGVSIGTDDYMAPEQALGLIAEIDGRTDLFGLGATMFRLLAGRTIHGNLDDARLLIAVATERAPPLSLHAPTAPPGLCAVVDRALAFLKQERYPDARTMRADLAAVRAGREPPYATAAARQPRGATGA; this is encoded by the coding sequence ATGGTGACCGAAGAGGAGCTGGCAGAGCAGCGCGTCGGCACGCGGATCGGCCCCTGGGCGGTGGAGAGCGTCCTCGGGGTCGGCGGCATGGCGAGCGTCTTCTTTTGCCGGCGGGCTGACGGGTGCGTGGCAGCGGTCAAGCTCCTGCACGCCGAGCTCGCCGAGATCGAGGCGGTGCGAAAGCGGTTCTTGCGCGAGGGGCCGATCGGGAGCGCGCTGGCCGCCGTGGCGCCGCTCTGCGAGGGGCTCCCCCAGGTGCTGGAAGCCGCGGCCACGGACGACGGCCTCGTCTACATGGCCATGGAGGTGCTCGAGGGAGAGACCGTGTTCGACCGCATGGCCCGGCACGGGACGCTCCCCGTCGGCCAGGTGATCGCGCTCGCCGAGCGGGTCCTCGACGTGCTGATCGTGGCGCACGAGCACGGCGTCGTTCACCGCGATCTCAAGCCCGAGAACCTCCACATCGGCAACGACGGGCGCGTGCGGGTGCTCGATTTCGGCCTCGCGCGCGTCCTCGACCCGCTGCTCGAGGACGTCGCCGGGATGCCGGAGATGACGAAGACCGCGACGGGCGTGTCGATCGGCACCGACGATTACATGGCGCCGGAGCAGGCCCTGGGCCTCATCGCCGAGATCGACGGCCGGACGGACCTCTTCGGCCTCGGAGCGACGATGTTCCGGCTGCTCGCGGGACGCACGATCCACGGCAACCTGGACGACGCGCGCCTGCTCATCGCGGTCGCCACGGAGAGGGCGCCGCCCCTTTCGCTGCACGCCCCCACGGCGCCGCCCGGCCTGTGCGCCGTTGTCGACCGCGCCCTCGCCTTCCTCAAGCAGGAGCGTTATCCCGACGCGAGGACGATGCGCGCCGATCTCGCCGCCGTGCGCGCCGGCCGCGAGCCGCCTTATGCGACGGCCGCGGCGCGGCAGCCGCGCGGGGCGACGGGGGCGTAG
- a CDS encoding lipoyl protein ligase domain-containing protein has translation MPAMHSLPPVHRPLEDALALGPALLARARAAEGAPWLAASLVEGPAVVLGAAQRAARVVDLAACAARGAKVLRRTTTGTAAFLGGRGVVWTLALPHAAALAPDATARTLLNRNVRGFLKGFSRAGAPAHYFGREWISLQHRPAALLGLDATPDGAVLIEVFAGLDAALAIPPDLAAPDERVVDRWLGKAPAALCDVLPARLSLEEIARAVVEGVALRAALPLIGGGEAPELAAERFQPVTEPDDPVPPGVSAAALARVPIGWIEAAVVSEVPHVSPARAWLGGDVLTARWLLDALGRGDAPARGEDVDAEASPLEGATLADLRALARRALAVGRAPGG, from the coding sequence ATGCCCGCCATGCATTCGCTCCCGCCGGTTCATCGTCCTCTCGAGGACGCGCTCGCGCTCGGCCCAGCGCTCCTCGCGCGCGCCCGCGCGGCGGAGGGAGCGCCGTGGCTCGCCGCCAGCCTCGTCGAGGGGCCCGCCGTGGTGCTGGGCGCGGCCCAGCGCGCGGCGCGCGTCGTCGACCTTGCGGCCTGCGCCGCGCGCGGCGCGAAGGTCCTGCGGCGCACCACGACGGGCACCGCCGCTTTCCTCGGCGGGCGCGGCGTCGTGTGGACCCTCGCGCTGCCGCACGCCGCCGCGCTCGCGCCCGACGCCACGGCCCGGACGCTCCTCAACCGCAACGTGCGCGGCTTTCTCAAGGGCTTCTCCCGCGCCGGTGCGCCAGCGCATTACTTCGGGCGCGAGTGGATCTCGCTGCAGCACCGCCCCGCCGCGCTGCTCGGCCTCGACGCCACGCCGGACGGCGCGGTCCTCATCGAGGTCTTCGCGGGTCTCGACGCGGCGCTCGCGATCCCTCCGGATCTCGCGGCGCCGGACGAGCGCGTCGTCGACCGCTGGCTGGGCAAGGCCCCGGCCGCGCTGTGCGACGTCCTTCCGGCGCGCCTCTCGCTCGAAGAGATCGCGCGCGCCGTCGTCGAGGGGGTCGCCCTCCGCGCCGCGCTCCCGCTGATCGGCGGCGGCGAGGCGCCCGAGCTCGCTGCCGAGCGCTTCCAGCCCGTGACCGAGCCCGACGACCCGGTGCCGCCGGGCGTCTCCGCCGCGGCGCTGGCGCGCGTGCCCATCGGCTGGATCGAAGCCGCGGTGGTCTCCGAGGTTCCGCACGTTTCGCCGGCGCGCGCGTGGCTCGGCGGCGACGTCCTCACGGCGCGCTGGCTCCTCGACGCGCTCGGCCGGGGTGATGCGCCGGCGCGCGGCGAGGACGTCGACGCCGAGGCCTCGCCGCTGGAGGGCGCGACCCTCGCCGACCTGCGCGCGCTCGCGCGGCGCGCCCTCGCCGTGGGCCGCGCGCCCGGGGGCTGA
- a CDS encoding aldo/keto reductase, whose product MTTTNTTKLGKTGPSVFPLALGCMSMAGGSPYGASDEAESIATIHAALDRGVSLLDTGDFYGMGKNEMLVGRAIKDRRDKAVLSVKYGGLRAPDGTFLGFDARPMATKSFLAHSLSRLGVDYIDVYRPSRLDPAVPIEDTIGAIADMVKAGYVRHIALSEVGAETIRRAAKVHPIVDLQIEYAVVSRSPEATIFPALAELGIAVTAYGVLSRGLLAGSKPSGAGDMRAHLPRFSGENARKNQALVDAFARLAQGRGVTPAQLAIAWVRAKGAAQGVTVIPTMGARTRKQLEDALAGLEIALAPSDLAEIEAAVPADEIAGARYPAPMMAMLDSEK is encoded by the coding sequence ATGACGACGACGAACACCACCAAGCTCGGCAAAACTGGCCCCTCCGTCTTCCCCCTCGCCCTCGGCTGCATGAGCATGGCCGGGGGCAGCCCCTACGGCGCGAGCGACGAGGCGGAGAGCATCGCGACCATCCACGCGGCGCTCGATCGGGGCGTGAGCCTCCTCGACACCGGCGACTTCTACGGCATGGGCAAGAACGAGATGCTCGTCGGCAGGGCGATCAAGGACCGGCGCGACAAGGCCGTGCTCAGCGTGAAGTACGGCGGCCTGCGCGCGCCCGACGGCACCTTCCTCGGCTTCGACGCCCGCCCGATGGCGACGAAGAGCTTCCTCGCCCATAGCCTGTCGCGCCTCGGCGTCGACTACATCGACGTCTACCGGCCCTCGCGCCTGGACCCGGCGGTGCCGATCGAAGACACGATCGGCGCCATCGCCGACATGGTGAAGGCGGGCTATGTCCGCCACATCGCCCTCTCCGAGGTGGGCGCGGAGACGATCCGCCGCGCCGCGAAGGTGCACCCGATCGTGGACCTCCAGATCGAGTACGCGGTCGTGAGCCGCAGCCCCGAGGCGACGATCTTCCCCGCGCTCGCCGAGCTCGGCATCGCGGTCACCGCGTACGGCGTGCTCTCGCGCGGCCTGCTGGCCGGGAGCAAGCCGTCCGGCGCGGGCGACATGCGGGCCCACCTGCCGCGCTTCTCGGGCGAGAACGCCCGGAAGAACCAGGCCCTCGTCGACGCCTTCGCTCGCCTCGCCCAGGGGCGCGGCGTCACCCCCGCGCAGCTGGCGATCGCCTGGGTCCGCGCCAAGGGCGCCGCGCAGGGCGTCACGGTGATCCCGACGATGGGCGCGCGCACGCGGAAGCAGCTCGAGGATGCCCTCGCCGGCCTCGAGATCGCGCTGGCGCCCTCCGACCTCGCCGAGATCGAGGCCGCCGTCCCCGCGGACGAGATCGCCGGCGCCCGCTACCCCGCGCCCATGATGGCGATGCTCGACAGCGAGAAGTGA
- a CDS encoding response regulator yields the protein MSPQDDHHDGVLIVDDDSGFRAVVEELLQAFGYEVVCAENGAVALDLLRRGLRPSIILLDLMMPEINGWEFLALKRREPALADIPVAILSGVDSLEAKAATVDACALLKKPIDLDTLLAVVAKTR from the coding sequence ATGAGCCCGCAGGATGATCATCACGACGGTGTCCTGATCGTCGACGACGACAGCGGATTTCGCGCCGTCGTGGAGGAGCTCTTGCAGGCATTCGGCTACGAGGTCGTGTGCGCGGAAAATGGCGCGGTGGCGCTGGATCTGCTCCGCCGCGGCCTCCGCCCGAGCATCATCCTGCTCGACCTCATGATGCCGGAGATCAATGGCTGGGAGTTCCTCGCGCTCAAGCGACGGGAGCCCGCGCTGGCCGACATCCCGGTGGCCATCCTGTCGGGCGTCGACTCTCTGGAGGCCAAAGCGGCCACCGTGGACGCGTGTGCGCTGCTCAAGAAGCCGATCGATCTCGACACCCTCCTCGCCGTGGTCGCCAAGACCCGATGA
- a CDS encoding LysR family transcriptional regulator, producing MPDIYGRNLDLNLLRVFAVVAEAGSVTEAASRLYLTQPAVSAALRRLTTTVGAPLFVRSGRGLALTSRGERLRASLRPHLGALIEAALAPPTFDPKTCERTLRLGLSDTAEVWLLPPLLRVLEREAPRVRVVAVPVQFRTVGAALAGGVDAAISVADDLPSNVRRQRLLRTGFTCLYDPRHARLRKLTEAQYFAHDHVIVSYNGDLRGFVEDLLGKTRRIRCSVATFSNLGALIDGTAMLATVPEIVADDIRAVRPHLRTKPLPFDVQPGYMELLWPAATDDDEACKFAREKIVQIARPLSKR from the coding sequence ATGCCTGATATTTATGGAAGGAACCTCGACCTGAACCTGCTCCGCGTCTTCGCCGTCGTCGCGGAGGCAGGCAGCGTCACCGAGGCGGCGAGCCGGCTGTACCTGACGCAGCCGGCGGTGAGCGCCGCGCTCCGGCGCCTGACCACGACGGTCGGCGCGCCGCTCTTCGTGCGGAGCGGGCGTGGGCTCGCGCTGACGAGCCGCGGCGAACGGCTGCGCGCGTCGCTGAGGCCGCACCTCGGCGCCCTGATCGAGGCCGCGCTGGCGCCGCCGACCTTCGACCCGAAGACGTGCGAACGCACCCTGCGCCTCGGGCTCTCCGACACGGCCGAGGTGTGGCTGCTCCCGCCGCTCTTGCGCGTGCTCGAGCGCGAGGCGCCGCGCGTGCGCGTCGTCGCCGTGCCCGTGCAGTTCCGCACCGTGGGCGCGGCGCTCGCGGGCGGCGTCGACGCGGCGATCTCGGTCGCCGACGATCTACCTTCGAACGTCCGCCGGCAGCGGCTCTTGAGGACCGGCTTCACCTGCCTGTACGACCCGCGCCACGCGCGCCTGCGCAAGCTGACGGAGGCCCAGTACTTCGCGCACGATCACGTCATCGTCTCGTACAACGGGGACCTGCGCGGCTTCGTGGAGGACCTGCTCGGCAAGACGCGGAGGATCCGGTGCTCCGTCGCGACCTTCTCCAACCTGGGCGCGCTGATCGACGGCACCGCGATGCTGGCGACCGTGCCCGAGATCGTCGCCGACGACATCCGCGCCGTCAGGCCGCACCTCCGGACCAAGCCCCTGCCGTTCGATGTCCAGCCCGGGTACATGGAGCTGCTCTGGCCCGCCGCCACGGACGACGACGAGGCGTGCAAGTTCGCGCGGGAGAAGATCGTCCAGATCGCGCGGCCGCTGAGCAAGAGATGA
- a CDS encoding aminotransferase class V-fold PLP-dependent enzyme yields MSIASIVDSRPDAGAPAPSDFGAFPLPVVGADLSVPLVTGEQVGYVNLDYAASAPCLRSVLDAVAALLPWYSSVHRGAGFASTVTTELYAAARQEVGAFVGARAEDTVVFTRNTTDALNLLAAALPEDTTVVTFASEHHANQLPWRRGRCVVLPVPVSAEEAVMRAEDALRDVTSRHRLLAVTGASNVTGELWPVPELAAVAHRHRARLAVDAAQLAPHCAIDIAGIGADYVALSGHKLYAPFGGGVLVGRGDWLDAARPYLAGGGAVRRVTRNDVEWASGPHRHEAGTPNVVGAVSLAAACRALSAVGMSAVAAHEASLLDRLTRGLHALPAVKRLAMWGPASPRIGVVTFNVRGFHPGAVAAVLSAEHGIGVRDGSFCAHPLMMALARNRAPEASDDAAVPLAVRVSFGVGTSAADVDRFLLALADLVAQGPRWRYRLDAGRYVPDPDPRPRPALAGLLAGGAAGAADGPLASQLAPCQAPL; encoded by the coding sequence ATGTCGATCGCTTCCATCGTGGATTCGCGCCCTGACGCGGGCGCGCCGGCGCCGTCCGATTTCGGCGCTTTCCCTTTACCCGTCGTCGGGGCGGACCTCTCGGTGCCGCTCGTCACCGGCGAGCAGGTGGGTTATGTGAACCTCGATTACGCGGCCAGCGCCCCTTGCCTGCGCTCGGTGCTCGACGCTGTCGCGGCGCTCCTTCCCTGGTACAGCAGCGTGCATCGCGGCGCGGGGTTCGCGTCCACCGTGACGACGGAGCTCTATGCCGCCGCCCGCCAGGAGGTGGGCGCCTTCGTGGGAGCGCGCGCCGAGGATACGGTGGTGTTCACGAGGAACACCACCGACGCGCTCAACCTGCTCGCCGCGGCGTTGCCCGAGGACACGACGGTGGTGACGTTCGCCTCGGAGCACCACGCCAACCAGCTGCCGTGGCGGCGCGGTCGGTGCGTCGTCCTCCCGGTGCCCGTGAGCGCGGAGGAGGCGGTCATGCGGGCCGAAGACGCGCTGCGCGACGTGACCTCGCGCCATCGGTTGCTCGCCGTGACGGGGGCGAGCAATGTCACGGGCGAGCTGTGGCCGGTCCCGGAGCTCGCCGCGGTCGCCCATCGCCACCGGGCGCGGCTCGCCGTGGACGCGGCTCAGCTCGCGCCCCACTGCGCGATCGACATCGCCGGGATCGGGGCCGATTACGTCGCGCTGTCCGGTCACAAGCTCTATGCCCCCTTCGGCGGCGGCGTTCTCGTTGGCCGCGGGGACTGGCTCGATGCCGCGCGTCCCTACTTAGCCGGCGGAGGCGCCGTCCGGCGCGTCACGCGCAACGACGTCGAATGGGCGAGCGGCCCGCACCGCCACGAGGCCGGCACGCCCAACGTGGTCGGTGCGGTGTCGCTGGCGGCTGCGTGCCGCGCGCTCTCCGCGGTGGGCATGTCCGCCGTGGCGGCGCATGAGGCGAGCCTGCTCGACCGCCTCACGCGCGGTCTCCACGCCTTGCCGGCGGTCAAGCGACTCGCGATGTGGGGCCCGGCGAGCCCCCGGATCGGCGTCGTGACGTTCAATGTGCGGGGGTTCCATCCCGGCGCGGTCGCCGCGGTCCTGAGCGCCGAGCACGGCATCGGCGTCCGGGACGGCTCGTTCTGCGCGCACCCGCTCATGATGGCGCTCGCCAGGAATCGCGCGCCGGAGGCGAGCGACGACGCGGCGGTGCCTCTCGCGGTGCGGGTGAGCTTCGGCGTCGGCACCAGCGCCGCGGACGTCGATCGGTTCCTCCTCGCGCTCGCCGATCTCGTCGCCCAGGGTCCCCGCTGGCGTTATCGCCTCGACGCAGGGCGATACGTCCCCGATCCGGATCCTCGCCCGCGCCCTGCGCTGGCCGGCCTCCTCGCCGGAGGCGCGGCAGGCGCGGCGGACGGGCCCCTGGCGAGCCAGCTCGCGCCGTGCCAGGCGCCCCTCTGA